The Carassius auratus strain Wakin unplaced genomic scaffold, ASM336829v1 scaf_tig00033530, whole genome shotgun sequence genome window below encodes:
- the LOC113081254 gene encoding gastrula zinc finger protein XlCGF8.2DB-like, with protein MIRMEIFKEEIDMCDPEPSRMNHEDTEEQTDLTEAKEEHLKPNEEENYFSQRPEAKTPFACPQCEKRFTQKGSLISHLRIHTGERPYTCPHCDRSFTRKYSLNVHLRVHTGEKPYACSQCAKTFTQKEHLNNHIRIHAREKPFVCQQCGSGFTRNDSLKNHSRIHTGIKPFICPRCGRSFNWAHNFNSHLRSHAEVKPCDQCGEKCPSASALRYHLQAHANKRLYFCPSCGKSFARLDSFKVHQKLHSGVRPHVCPDCGRTFNKATNLKEHQKIHSGERPYTCSLCDKSYSQSGSLKAHKRVHTGERPHRCAQCGKSFFKSSHLLAHTEIHRPKASQR; from the exons ATGATAAGGATGGAGATTTTTAAAGAGGAGATTGATATGTGTGATCCAGAACCATCCAGAATGAAtcatgaagatactgaggaacaaacag ACCTGACGGAAGCGAAGGAGGAACATTTAAAACCTAACGAAGAGGAAAATTATTTCTCCCAAAGACCAGAAGCCAAAACCCCCTTCGCCTGCCCTCAATGTGAAAAGAGGTTCACACAGAAAGGAAGTCTCATTAGTCACCTCAGAATTCACACCGGAGAGCGTCCCTACACGTGTCCGCACTGCGACAGGAGCTTCACCCGTAAATACAGCCTGAATGTGCACCTGAGAGtccatactggagagaaaccatacgcTTGTTCTCAATGTGCAAAGACTTTCACGCAAAAGGAACACCTGAATAATCACATACGAATTCACGCTCGAGAGAAACCCTTCGTGTGTCAACAATGTGGAAGTGGTTTCACACGTAACGACAGCTTGAAGAACCACTCCAGAATCCACACTGGCATAAAACCCTTTATTTGCCCTCGGTGTGGAAGGAGTTTTAACTGGGCTCACAATTTCAACAGCCACCTGCGCTCTCATGCTGAAGTGAAGCCTTGTGATCAATGTGGCGAAAAATGTCCATCTGCGTCCGCTTTAAGATATCACCTCCAAGCTCATGCAAACAAAAGACTTTACTTCTGTCCTtcatgtggaaagagttttgcaaggCTGGACTCTTTTAAAGTGCACCAGAAGTTGCATAGCGGCGTGAGACCTCACGTGTGCCCAGACTGCGGCCGGACGTTTAATAAAGCCACCAACTTGAAAGAGCACCAGAAGATTCATTCTGGAGAAAGACCGTACACGTGTTCGCTCTGTGACAAGAGTTACAGCCAGTCGGGATCCCTGAAAGCACACAAGCGGGTTCATACCGGAGAACGACCGCATCGCTGCGCTCAGTGTGGGAAGAGCTTCTTCAAATCGAGTCATCTGTTGGCACATACAGAAATACACCGTCCAAAGGCTTCACAGCGATAA
- the LOC113081256 gene encoding zinc finger protein 239-like yields MSDPEPSRIKHEDTTVWMEQQTHEVNEVEEEHCKVKTSRKKDKPLHTCSQCGKSFRDKENLKTHTRIHTGEKPYTCPQCGKSFTDASGLSYHLRIHSGVKPFNCDQCGKKFISSSSLKSHQKVHSDEKPHVCSYCGKSFSRLASYKLHQKTHNEVREHMCFECGKSFTTAGHLKQHQMIHTGEKPYTCSYCDKSFNRSEYLKLHERVHTGEKPYKCSYCDKSFTVSGSLKLHERVHTGEKPYHCTQCGKSFAQSVSLVTHIKRHCFCVRVSKYFLQNQYFKSTM; encoded by the exons ATGAGTGATCCAGAACCATccagaataaaacatgaagataCAACAG tctggatggaacagcaaacacatgaggTGAATGAAGTGGAGGAGGAACATTGTAAAGTCAAAACttcaagaaaaaaagacaaaccgCTTCacacctgctctcagtgtggaaagagtttcagagaCAAAGAAAACCTTAAGACACACacgaggatccacactggagagaaaccatacacatgccctcagtgtggaaagagttttactgaTGCATCAGGTCTCAGTTATCATCTGCGTATTCACTCTGGAGTAAAGCCTTTTAACTGTGATCAGTGTggtaaaaagtttatttcatcATCAAGTCTAAAATCACACCAGAAAGTTCATTCAGATGAGAAGCCTCATGTGTGTTCTtactgtggaaagagtttttcacggCTGGCCAGTTATAAACTGCACCAGAAAACACATAATGAAGTGAGAGAACACATGTGTTttgagtgtggaaagagctttacTACAGCTGGTCATCTGAAACAGCACCAaatgattcacactggagagaaaccttacacatgCTCATACTGTGACAAGAGTTTCAATCGGTCTGAATACTTGAAACTACATGagcgagttcacactggagagaaaccttacaagtgttcataTTGTGACAAGAGTTTCACTGTGTCTGGAAGCCTGAAACTACATGagcgagttcacactggagagaaaccataccactgtactcagtgtggaaagagtttcgcACAGTCAGTGAGTCTTGTGACTCATATTAAAAGGCATTGTTTCTGTGTCCGAGTGagcaaatattttttacagaatcAGTATTTCAAGTCAACAATGTGA